A region from the Acidobacteriota bacterium genome encodes:
- a CDS encoding RpiB/LacA/LacB family sugar-phosphate isomerase — MKETLKTLLAELGYPFFDFGTDSESPVDYPEYAHKVARAVSENHHELGIIVDGAGIGSCMAANKVPGVRAAQCNTPALARNSREHNFANVLTLGGKAVSPDEAREIVKTWLETPWGEERHARRVRMIGEIERRYLKE, encoded by the coding sequence ATGAAGGAAACGCTGAAGACCCTCCTGGCCGAGCTGGGGTACCCCTTCTTCGACTTCGGCACCGACTCGGAATCCCCGGTGGACTACCCGGAATACGCCCACAAGGTGGCCCGGGCCGTCTCCGAGAACCACCACGAACTGGGCATCATCGTGGACGGCGCCGGCATCGGCTCCTGCATGGCGGCCAACAAGGTTCCGGGGGTCCGGGCGGCCCAGTGCAATACCCCCGCCCTGGCGCGCAACAGCCGGGAACACAATTTCGCCAACGTGCTCACCCTGGGCGGGAAAGCCGTGTCCCCGGACGAGGCCCGGGAGATCGTGAAAACCTGGCTGGAGACCCCCTGGGGAGAGGAGCGGCACGCCCGGCGCGTGCGGATGATCGGGGAAATCGAGCGCCGTTATCTCAAGGAGTAA
- the deoC gene encoding deoxyribose-phosphate aldolase, protein MIDHTLLRPEASREQVTKLCREALQHGFASVCVNPQWVRTCAEILRGSAVKTCTVVGFPLGAVPPDAKAYETRRTILDGATEIDMVINIGALKSGDHALVERDVRAVVTVAQEYGALVKVILETCLLEREEKVAACRLSLLGGAQFVKTSTGFSSGGATEEDVRLMKETVGDKMQVKASGGVKTLDDALRMIRAGASRIGTSSGVKIVQALRGQ, encoded by the coding sequence ATGATCGACCACACGCTACTCCGCCCCGAGGCCAGCCGAGAGCAGGTGACCAAGCTCTGCCGCGAGGCGCTCCAGCACGGCTTCGCTTCCGTCTGCGTCAACCCGCAGTGGGTGCGGACCTGCGCCGAGATCCTCCGCGGCTCCGCCGTGAAGACTTGCACCGTGGTGGGGTTTCCCCTGGGGGCGGTCCCGCCTGACGCCAAGGCCTACGAGACCCGTCGCACCATCCTGGACGGCGCCACGGAGATCGACATGGTGATCAACATCGGCGCCCTCAAGTCCGGCGACCACGCCCTCGTGGAGCGGGACGTCCGGGCCGTGGTGACCGTGGCCCAGGAGTACGGCGCCCTCGTGAAGGTGATCCTGGAAACCTGCCTCCTGGAACGGGAGGAGAAGGTGGCCGCCTGCCGGCTCTCCCTGCTGGGCGGCGCGCAGTTCGTCAAGACCTCCACCGGGTTCTCCTCCGGCGGGGCCACCGAGGAGGACGTCCGCCTCATGAAGGAGACGGTGGGGGACAAGATGCAGGTCAAGGCGTCCGGGGGCGTGAAGACCCTCGACGATGCCCTCCGGATGATCCGGGCCGGCGCGTCCCGCATCGGGACCAGCTCCGGCGTCAAGATCGTCCAGGCGCTGCGGGGGCAGTGA